ATGGCGAGGAAGTAGCCTTGGATAGAAACCACTATACATTAGGTGCTGCCTTAGCAGAAGGTGCCGAAGATGGGATCGTCAGCTTTGATATGCATGGCGACCATGTTCATGTAAAAGGCGTGGAGGAAGGAACAACTCAAGTGGTATTCCAATTTCTTCATGAGGGAGAAGTAGCGTTTGAAACAGGATCTATTGAAGTAACCGTAGAGTAGCAGTAGGAAGTCAGGTAAAAAGAAATTTCATTAGTGGTAACATTAGCTTTGATGAAAGAGGTAGATACAATGCATATTTCTGATGGTGTCTTAAGTACGCCTGTAGCGGTGGGAACGACAGCCATTACAGCAGCTACCATAGCCTATTCTGTAAAGGGAATGACAGAGGAAGAAATACCCAAAACAAGTCTGATGGCCGGTGCTTTTTTTGCCGTATCCCTTATCAGCATACCGGTAGGCCCTTCCACCATTCATCCTTTGTTTTCTGGATTATTGGGCGTGATGTTGGGAAGAAGAGCACCACTTGCTATTTTTGTAGGGTTATTGCTTCAGGCTGTGCTTTTTCAGCATGGAGGATTGACAACTCTGGGGGCGAATACAATGATGCTTTCTATTCCAGCCCTTATTTCGCATAAGATCTTTTGCAGAATGACCGATAAATCGGTTTTTCTAAGAGGTGCCT
This region of Tindallia magadiensis genomic DNA includes:
- a CDS encoding CbiM family transporter, translating into MKEVDTMHISDGVLSTPVAVGTTAITAATIAYSVKGMTEEEIPKTSLMAGAFFAVSLISIPVGPSTIHPLFSGLLGVMLGRRAPLAIFVGLLLQAVLFQHGGLTTLGANTMMLSIPALISHKIFCRMTDKSVFLRGALVGALSVTITVGLLIVLLFLTDPRFGEGFMSVINILIVGHIPLVLIEALVTASALQLIQKAKPAMLVTE